ACGAAAAATGGATTCCTTACATTTTTGGATCAGTCCATGCCTCCAGCGGCAGAATTTGTTGCCCGATATCAGCACGACATTGTTGCATACGTGATCACATTCTTTATTTTGATGTCAGTGCTGTTTTTCTTACTGGAACTCCTCGCGATACCCATTACGCGCCATGTACTGATTCCGCTGTCTCTCAGGCTTTCTACCCTGCTGGAAGCAAAGCGTCCAATCACCAGGCGCATTTTTGGAGGTTTGTGGCAGCTGCCCAGATCTGCTTTCATGATCTTCGTTCTTGCAATTTTGCTTAATTTTTATACCAATTTTATCAACAATCCCGATGCCGGAGAATATATCAATGCCTCAAAAGCATATCAAACGGTTCAAAAGACCATGCTGCAGCCGATTCTAAATGCCGAGCTGGTCAAAAGTGTTCCCACACTGGTAAGTGAAGCCTTTAAGAAAGCTGCTGAGGATTACACGCCCGCAAATTCTGACAGCACAGGAGACCCTAACTACTGGAAGCTTCCGGCAATCAAATATTTTAACGGGATGACCATAGACGAAGCAGTTCTTTCCAATACTGCCATCGACGAAACAGCCCAAAGAATCGTAGGGAATGAAACAGATGACAGAAAGAAAGCAGAGCTCCTTTACCACTGGGTACGGAAAAATATCAAATATGATCAAGCGAAGGCAGTCATCGTTCTAAAAAATCCTTCCAAGGTAAATTCCGGCTCCATTATCACATACCAGGAGCGAACCGGAGTCTGTTTTGACTACTCGTGCCTCTATGTTTCCATGTGCAGAGCCGTTGATATAAAAGTCCGGCTCGTTTCAGGACTTGGCTACAGTGGCACTGAGTGGGGTGAGCACGTCTGGAATCAGATTTACGATACTGCAGCTGAAAAGTGGATTAATGTAGATCCAACCTTTGGAAATTCAGGTTACAACTACTTCGACAATGATGATTTTTCCGACACCCATCGATATGATGTGGTTCAGGCAGAGTGGTAAACTTGATCATTTCTAGATAGAGTAAGTTACAGATTTTTATGTTGAACGGATTTTGGTCTAAAGAAAAAAGGCAGACTCCCTTGTTTGATCTTAAGCGAGAGAGTCCGCCTCTTTATATTGCTGCTTTTACGAAATTACCTCGTAAGGCCTCATCATCTCATTGTCCTCGTGGTCAATTATATGACAATGCCAAACGTATCCGGGACCCACAGAGGGATCAAAAGGATAAAGATTCTCTCCCGGGGACACAGCCCCTACCGGAACATCCTGCGGTGCAAACCTCACGAGGATGCGCGTCACCTGATTGGGATTCATCCGTACGGTATCCTTCCATCCCCTTTCATTCGGGTCTGGAGGAAGCGGAGGTCCCGTCAGATAAGGCTGGACCGGAAGCACTATCGTAGGATGGTCAAGAGGGGGAATCCCATTGAGTTCTTCCCACCTAATCTGATATTCCTCCATATTGAAATCCTGCCGGTTCAGAATCTGGAACTGAACCAGATGCAGATGGATGGGATGGGTATCCATGGTTAGGTTTGCAATGACCCATTCCTCTGTAGAACCAACTGCAGACCGTTCCGATAACGGAGCTGACCATTTTTGCCCGTTCAAAAGAATGATTACCGGCCCATTTGGTCCTAGCACCTCGTTCAAGGTCAACGTTCTATGAGGAGAGTCCTGTCTAAGCCGCTGAATGTGATTCAGCCGGTCAGGAAGCCTAGGCGGCCTCACCGGAGGAGGTGAATCATCCGGCACAGTAAACTGCATGATCTGCCCTACTGTATCCGGATCCGGTTCATCACCATCAGGAAAAGGTGCATTGGCATCATTCATCATGACAATACGCGTTCCCGGACGAACATCTGAAAAATCGATTAAGAGATCAGCTCGTTCAGCCGGTGCAAGCAACAGAGAATTCAATTCCACCGGAACATTCAGGTAGCCGCCGTCTGTTCCTATTTGAACAAAATTCATACCGTTGGACAGTCTCAAGTGGTAGAACCGAGCATTGGAACCATTTAGTACCCGGAAGCGATACTGCCTTCTCTCAACATTAAGATTCGGCCACACCTTACCGTTGACCATAATGGTATCTCCAAAAAACTCCGGCACCCAATAAGGATGAATTTCCGGGTTATCTCCCTCTGTGGGGAAGAACAGCGAGCCATCTTCATTGAAGGACCGATCCTGAATTGCGATTGGGATATCATACGGCCCCTCTGGAAGGTTGAATTTTGCCCGGAAGCAAGTATCTCCTTCCCGAATCAGGTAAAAACCCGAAAGGCCTGCGTACACGTTGAGTCTGGTAATTCCGAGAGCATGGTCATGATACCATAGAGTCGTTGGCTCCTGCCGATTGGGATAATAATAGAGTGTTGAAACATAAGCCGGACCCTTTTTTCCTCCGGCAGTAAACCATGCATCAGGATGGCCATCATAAAGAGAGGACACCTCACCTCCGTGCAGATGTGTTACCACAGGAATCGGAGCCTGTGCCTCTCCGAATCCAGGCGGAAACGGAGGCCATGGCTTGGGCGGATCCATCGGCATATCATTGGGATTCGCCCAGTGCAGGGTAGGATCTACTGCGAAGGGATGCGCTCCCACCAGCTGGCTTTGCCATTTGATCAAAACAGCAATCCCCCTGATTGTTTGGAAAGTCGGACCGGGAGAGCTTTGTACATAGACCTGTTTTCCGCTTTCCTGATCAATGACAACGCCCCCATACCCCCAGACCTTTGTCATGGGCATTCCTTCCGGCAGTATTTGCTCCTCAAACTCGCAGAGATCTACGAAATAAAGGTGTTGTTCTTCCATACAGAACTGACCGTTGTTTTTTACCTTATTGTAAACGATAAACGGCTTATATACCGGAGGCTTCACAAGCTGATTGACAAATTTGGGTATCGAAGCCGGATCAAGCGTTTTATATTTTACGGGGTGTTCCTTATGATGATTCATATCAAGTGCTGAAACCACATTCCGTCTCTCTGAGGATACGGAATCCACTGCCTTAGGCCTTCGGCTCAGCATAAACCTCCTGAACTTAAATAACAGCTTCAGTCCATGGAAGCGGATCACCCCGAAAAGATAGCTTAACATTTTAATTGCCTCCTTCAAGCATTTGCATATTATAGTATGACAATTGACCAAGGAGGTTGACTTTTGTCTGACTTAACTACGCTGGGTTGTTGTGAATAAAACATTAAAAAAGCCTGCTTTTGAATCAGCAGGCCTTTATAATGTCTCCGGGACACCTTTATTCAGCAGTTTTTCAGAACTGAGGTTTTCCAGTTTGCAGGTTTCCGGGTAATAAAGTTCTTCTTTCCTGGTTGTCGCATTAAACACCTTGATGGGTTTATTCTGGCAGATTGTCTTGATCAGCGAGTCGGTCATATCTTCCAGGTAAAATTGATACGGCTTTACAAATTTAATTTCAACCGATCTTTTTTTGAAAATAGATTTCATTCTTAAGCTCCTCTTTCTCAATCGAATAAGTACACTATTTCATGACCCATACTCATTATAAATCCATTTAGAATACAAAACAATTCATATTTATTGGTTTCATCGTTCAAAACGATAGGTTCACAGCTGTCCAGTGTAAGGATTGCTGTGATATGGTTCGATTTATCTATGATCGGGATACAGATGCCAAAATCAACTAAACTGAGCACTTGTTTTTGATATTCGTCGAAATTATAATCATTTAGTTGAGTTTTGAGCCTGTCACCGTATACCATTTCCTTTCTTGCAAAGCATAATCCCACCAAACCCTGTTCCGCCGGGTAAACGGAAAGCTCCAATCCATTTCGGATACTTCCATTATATCCATGAATATTCTTTAAGGTAAATTTTATTCCAATCTCTACGTTTATTTTTGACAAAAGGATTGCAAGCCAGTACAAATATTTATTTTTCGGAACGAAAATTCTGATATTGAGCTCAGATTTATCTACATGTATTTTGGCTTCCACTGCATTGATCAATATATCTCTAATATATGAAATTAGAACCTGTTTGCTCTCAACATGCCTGTCATTTTTTATATTGTTCAAAATATATAGTATGCCCAGCGGAAGCATTGTCAGTGCAATTCCAACCAAAGTCAGATAATCCTTTACGATCGATATTGGTATGTGTTCGAACATCGGCAGTTCGTTGATATGCCAGCTGACCCATATCTCATCTGTTACATAAGCTTGACCTAGAAAAGAAAATAAAACCGGTGCGGATATCAACAAAAAGAATTTTATGAAATGCTTGACCGTCATAATAACCCCTCTTTTCGATATTCCCGTTATAGCGACGTCATTGGCCCCGATATTGAAGGTCTGAACGCCGTTTCTGTTTCTAACAGTGCGGACACTATCATTTGGAACTATTATAACATATTACTAAATAAAGGTAATATAACAATTTTCTTAAATTTTTTCTTTCAGCACTCCACCAGATAAGGTAATAACATTACCTTATCGCACTTTCATTGATCGGGCAGACGGTTCTGCACCGATTGCAATCCACGGTATCAAACCCTCGTTCCGTCTTTCCGTATGTATTCACCCTGCAAAGCTTTTGATCAATGCTGCCACTATGAATCGCATCCACAGGACATGCCTCAATGCAAAGGCGGCACTCCGGTGCGCAGCAGCTCTTTGGGATGGGGTCGGACAACAAGTCCAGATTCGTCAGAATTGCACCCAAAGTGAGCAGATTGCCCAGCTTCTCATTCATCAGCAAAGTATTTTTCCCTAAAGAACCTAATCCTGCTTTTATCCCGATATGCTTCATGGAAAGAAGCCCTCTCCCCTCCATGTTATCACGGTCCCAATATTCATAGGGTGTATTGCAGGGAATAGGAACCGCAATGCAGGAAAATTCCTGCTCAATCTTCTTTGCTGATAAAAATGCAATTAGATCCGTCTCAGGACAGCTCATTTCATTATAGTATCCGTACACCAGCCGTGGTTCCACCTTCCCAAGTCCCTTCGGCAATCCAACAGCAAATGATATCACAGAAAGGCATTCTGAGAAAATGTCTCGTGGGTGAAAGCCCTTAGGTGCCTTATCAAATCGATCAATATTTGCAAAACAACATAGATCTGCTCCATGGGACAATACCAATTCCCTGATTTTCTCTTTCAATACGATCCCCCCTTATTCCTTACTAATATTTATAGGTTCATTTATTTATAAGCTATTTTATTCTCTTGTCATCACTGTTGCAATATTTTTTCGTAAGTCGAAAGAATTCTTACTCCTGTTTGAAATCCAGAAAACTGGTAAAATTACTATATAGTAAGATTATAAAGCATTTTTCTATATGTAAGATAGCAGGAGGCATATTATGAGTAAAAAACTAACCGAAAAGGTAAGCTGGGTCGGAAAGACAGATTGGGAGCTTACGCGATTTCACGGTGACGAATATTCCACCCACAGGGGTTCTTCGTATAATTCGTACCTTGTAAGGGACAAGAAAACCGCATTGATTGATACCGTTTGGAAGTCCTTCGATGCAGAATTTGTGCAAGGTCTGAAGCAGGAGATCGATTTAAAACAGATTGATTACATTATCTGCAATCATAGTGAAATTGATCACAGTGGTGCGCTGGCTGAATTGATGAGAGAGATACCGGAAACGCCCATCTACTGCACGGCCAACGGGGAAAAGATTCTCAGAGGTCATTATCATAAGGATTGGAACTATGTAACTGTGAAAACCGGAGACAGTCTTGATCTGGGTGACAGCAAGCTGATCTTCGTAGAAGCCAAAATGCTCCATTGGCCAGATTCCATGTTTACTTATCTGACTGGTGATGAGATTCTGTTCAGCAACGATGCTTTCGGGCAGCACTTCGCATCGGAATCACTTTATAACAATACTGTGGATCAGGCAGAACTACTGTCAGAGGCACTAAAATATTATGCTAATATTCTCACACCCTTTAGTACCCTTGTTACGAAAAAAATTAATGAAGTGCTGGCGCTGAATCTACCGGTGAACATGATTTGCCCGAGCCATGGTGTCATCTGGCGGGATGATCCGCTACAGATTGTTCATAACTACGTCAAATGGGCCAACAATTATCAGGAAAATCAGATCGTTTTGGTCTATGATACCATGTGGAACTCGACCCGGAAAATGGCAGAAGCCATCGCTGCAGGTATTTTACAGGCAGATCCCTCGGTGACGGTAAAGCTGATGAATGCTGCGAAAGAGGACAAGAACGACATCATCACTGAGATCTTCCGGTCAAAAGCGGTTCTCATCGGCTCCTCAACAATCAACAACGGCTATCTCTTTTCCATTGGAGGCCTGCTGGAAATGATAAAGGGGTTGAAGTTTAAGAATAAAAAAGCTGCTGCGTTTGGCAGCTATGGCTGGAGTGGTGAAGCAGTGGCTCAGCTGACAACAGCACTGTCAGAGTCAGGCTTTGCCATCGTAAATGAAGGCCATCGTGCTCTATGGATTCCCGATGAAGCTGCATTGTC
This genomic window from Clostridiales bacterium contains:
- a CDS encoding transglutaminase domain-containing protein encodes the protein MNSTNGFNLITLLMISIFFMPIITGILNPISKNRVINSIMAIFNSMKFVLGTLLAFYFIGIIFSSTKNGFLTFLDQSMPPAAEFVARYQHDIVAYVITFFILMSVLFFLLELLAIPITRHVLIPLSLRLSTLLEAKRPITRRIFGGLWQLPRSAFMIFVLAILLNFYTNFINNPDAGEYINASKAYQTVQKTMLQPILNAELVKSVPTLVSEAFKKAAEDYTPANSDSTGDPNYWKLPAIKYFNGMTIDEAVLSNTAIDETAQRIVGNETDDRKKAELLYHWVRKNIKYDQAKAVIVLKNPSKVNSGSIITYQERTGVCFDYSCLYVSMCRAVDIKVRLVSGLGYSGTEWGEHVWNQIYDTAAEKWINVDPTFGNSGYNYFDNDDFSDTHRYDVVQAEW
- a CDS encoding copper oxidase; its protein translation is MNHHKEHPVKYKTLDPASIPKFVNQLVKPPVYKPFIVYNKVKNNGQFCMEEQHLYFVDLCEFEEQILPEGMPMTKVWGYGGVVIDQESGKQVYVQSSPGPTFQTIRGIAVLIKWQSQLVGAHPFAVDPTLHWANPNDMPMDPPKPWPPFPPGFGEAQAPIPVVTHLHGGEVSSLYDGHPDAWFTAGGKKGPAYVSTLYYYPNRQEPTTLWYHDHALGITRLNVYAGLSGFYLIREGDTCFRAKFNLPEGPYDIPIAIQDRSFNEDGSLFFPTEGDNPEIHPYWVPEFFGDTIMVNGKVWPNLNVERRQYRFRVLNGSNARFYHLRLSNGMNFVQIGTDGGYLNVPVELNSLLLAPAERADLLIDFSDVRPGTRIVMMNDANAPFPDGDEPDPDTVGQIMQFTVPDDSPPPVRPPRLPDRLNHIQRLRQDSPHRTLTLNEVLGPNGPVIILLNGQKWSAPLSERSAVGSTEEWVIANLTMDTHPIHLHLVQFQILNRQDFNMEEYQIRWEELNGIPPLDHPTIVLPVQPYLTGPPLPPDPNERGWKDTVRMNPNQVTRILVRFAPQDVPVGAVSPGENLYPFDPSVGPGYVWHCHIIDHEDNEMMRPYEVIS
- a CDS encoding epoxyqueuosine reductase; its protein translation is MKEKIRELVLSHGADLCCFANIDRFDKAPKGFHPRDIFSECLSVISFAVGLPKGLGKVEPRLVYGYYNEMSCPETDLIAFLSAKKIEQEFSCIAVPIPCNTPYEYWDRDNMEGRGLLSMKHIGIKAGLGSLGKNTLLMNEKLGNLLTLGAILTNLDLLSDPIPKSCCAPECRLCIEACPVDAIHSGSIDQKLCRVNTYGKTERGFDTVDCNRCRTVCPINESAIR
- a CDS encoding anaerobic nitric oxide reductase flavorubredoxin, with protein sequence MSKKLTEKVSWVGKTDWELTRFHGDEYSTHRGSSYNSYLVRDKKTALIDTVWKSFDAEFVQGLKQEIDLKQIDYIICNHSEIDHSGALAELMREIPETPIYCTANGEKILRGHYHKDWNYVTVKTGDSLDLGDSKLIFVEAKMLHWPDSMFTYLTGDEILFSNDAFGQHFASESLYNNTVDQAELLSEALKYYANILTPFSTLVTKKINEVLALNLPVNMICPSHGVIWRDDPLQIVHNYVKWANNYQENQIVLVYDTMWNSTRKMAEAIAAGILQADPSVTVKLMNAAKEDKNDIITEIFRSKAVLIGSSTINNGYLFSIGGLLEMIKGLKFKNKKAAAFGSYGWSGEAVAQLTTALSESGFAIVNEGHRALWIPDEAALSACSEYGQQFIQAL